The Thermotoga maritima MSB8 region TGAACGCCCATGGAACAGGTTCTCCGATCCCATGGACAAAGCTTTTGCAAGGGTGGACGCTCTCTTCGAGTTCTGCGAAAAGCTCAACATCGAGTACTTCTGTTTCCACGACAGAGACATCGCTCCCGAAGGAAAGACGCTCAGAGAGACAAACAAGATACTGGACAAAGTGGTGGAAAGAATTAAGGAAAGAATGAAGGACAGCAACGTGAAACTCCTCTGGGGAACGGCGAATCTGTTCTCCCACCCGAGGTACATGCACGGCGCCGCGACGACATGCAGTGCGGATGTCTTTGCCTACGCGGCGGCCCAGGTGAAGAAGGCCCTCGAGATCACAAAAGAACTAGGAGGAGAAGGCTACGTCTTCTGGGGTGGAAGAGAAGGCTATGAAACACTCCTCAACACAGATCTCGGGCTGGAACTCGAAAATCTCGCGAGATTTCTCAGAATGGCAGTGGAGTACGCAAAGAAGATCGGCTTCACCGGACAGTTCCTCATAGAACCCAAGCCGAAAGAACCCACCAAGCACCAGTACGATTTCGATGTGGCAACGGCCTACGCTTTCCTGAAGAACCACGGCCTTGATGAGTACTTCAAGTTCAACATTGAAGCGAACCACGCGACACTTGCCGGTCACACATTCCAGCACGAACTGAGGATGGCAAGGATCCTCGGAAAACTTGGAAGCATCGACGCCAACCAGGGAGATCTCCTGCTCGGCTGGGACACCGACCAGTTCCCAACGAACATCTACGACACAACACTTGCCATGTACGAAGTGATAAAAGCAGGAGGATTCACAAAGGGTGGCCTCAACTTCGACGCGAAGGTGAGGAGGGCTTCCTACAAGGTAGAAGATCTCTTCATCGGTCACATCGCAGGAATGGACACCTTCGCCCTCGGCTTCAAGATAGCGTACAAACTCGCGAAAGACGGAGTGTTCGACAAGTTCATCGAGGAAAAATACAGAAGCTTCAAAGAAGGTATCGGAAAAGAGATCGTAGAAGGAAAAACCGATTTCGAAAAACTCGAAGAGTATATAATAGACAAAGAAGATATCGAACTTCCATCTGGAAAGCAGGAGTACCTCGAAAGCCTGCTCAACAGCTACATAGTGAAGACAATAGCAGAACTGAGGTGATGTGGGGTTTGAGACCCCTTTTCTTGAGACTTCAAAAGTTTCTTCTGCCACTTCTGATCACGATCGGAATAATTGTTGTAGTCGTTGTATCCGGACAGAGCGACAGGGTGAAGTTCCCAAAAGGAAGGATTGTGATCACAGATGGTGAAAAGTCACTCAAACTGGATGTGGAAATAGCGAACACCCCCGCTCTTCGTTCCATTGGTCTGATGTACAGAAAGAGCATCCCGGACGATTTCGGGATGCTCTTTGTTTTTGAAGAGGACACCTGCTCGGGTTTCTGGATGAAGAACACGTACGTTCCCCTCGAGATCGCTTTCATAGACAAAAACGGTGTCATATTCTCCATTCAGGAGATGGAGCCATGCAAAGAGGAACCCTGCAAGATCTACTACGCACCAGGCCCTTTCAGGTACGCTCTCGAGGTGAAGAAAGGCTTCTTCGAAAGGCACAGATTCGGCGTGGGAAGCAGGGTTTCAATAGAGAAATGATCACAATATAGACTGCGGCTTTGGGTACAGTCTAACTTCGGTTCCTTCATCCTTTTGTACGATGTCCAGCGAGAAGGAGTAGTACTTTCCATCCACTGATATCATCGCCACTGAACCGCTGTGGTCGTTCCATCCACCGTTGTACACTTAAGAGAAAGGAAATAGGTCTTATCGACGAAATCTGGTTTGTTGTTAAGGAGAAATGGGATGAACTTTGTGGTATATTCCGTTATTCCCTCGATTTCGATCGATGTGACGGTTGCAGGCATGAAGAAACTTACCTGAAACACATAGTAGAGATACTGCCAGCCTTCTGCCCACACGAGTTGTTCGAAATCGCTTGGAATGTAGATCATAGAAGAGGCACCTTCCAGAAATCCCATCGCCCAATCCTCGTACTCGTCTGGAGAACTATCGGGATCTGGTATTTCAAACGAAGATGTGTTGCTCATCACCGCTTAAAGCTGATCGACGAGTCCCCTCGCTGCTTCTGAAAGCGTGTCAGCTTCCTGTGTTCCGCTGAGAAGATCAAACAGGCCAGAAAACACACTTTCTTTCCCATGATCATCCCCCCTATTATTGTTTGTATTATATTAAAATTTCGCCTGAAAAAGCAAAGTGTTTTTTGAAGAATCGCTGGAAAACAGAAAGATACCAGTTAAAACAAAAACAGGGATGCCTTTTGGCATCCCTTTACACTTCTGCTATTGCATCTGGCAGCCCCACGGGGAATCGAACCCCGACCTCCGGACTGAGAATCCGGCGGACTGGCCGTTATCCTATGGGGCCATCCAGGGGTAATTTTAAACCATATCGGAAAGAAAATCAAGTGGGGAGTTAAATTTTCCAGATACCAACACATTTAAGAGCTCTACGGAGGGCCGAACGAAAATCCATAAGGGTTGAAATCTTCACATCCTGTGATAAAATATAAAGACGGCGGGGCGTAGCGCAGGTGGCTAGCGCGCTTGCATGGGGCGCAAGAGGTCGCTGGTTCAAGTCCAGTCGCCCCGACCACGCAGAGGTCCCCACGTTTGGGGACCTCTTTTCATTTGTCGTATCTTTTCAGAAAGGCGTATATCTCAGCGATCACAAGGTACATCTCTTCAGGAATCTCTGAGAAAAGATCCAGTCTCAAAAGATCGTCTATGATATCCGGCCTTTCTTCTATTGGTATGCCATGCCTTCTGGCCATCTCGATTATCCTTTCTGCAACTTCACCCACACCCTTTGCCACAACCTCAGGTGCACTCGTTCTGGTGGGATCGTATTTCAAAGCCACTGCTTTCTTTATCTCATCCGTACGCATTGAATCCCTCCCAGTTCATGGGATCCTTTCTCAAAAAGAAGACGTGCGCGATCAATCCCAATCTTTCGAATTCCTTCTGAAGCTCTTCGCTGTGAGCGGACAATTCCTCCGAATTCTTCTCAGCGTAGAATCTCACCGAGAGAGATCTGCCCTCCAAAATCACGTCGGCAACGACCCTGCCGAACCGCACGGTGTTAACAACAAGGATCACTCTATTGTTGTCTTTCTCCCACCACATCTCCTGAACACCGAAAGAAGGCATCGAAGCGAACCTGACGTTTTCTTCCAGAAGGCTGTTCAAAAGAAAGACGGCATCTAAGAGGTCATCGTCCACCAGTTTTTCAGGTCTTGGGAGGAGTTCTTTGTCCGGAAGTTCAAACTCCATCATTTCTCTGTCTTTCCAGATGAGGACCCAGCCGTTTTCTCTTTTCTCAACCGCTACTTTGTCGTTCACAAAATCCTCAAAGAAGGTCAGATCCGGCTCCTCCTTGAGTTTGAATTCGACAAACGGAAAGTTTCTCCTTCTGAAAACAACAATCAGGTACTTTCCAGAGAGAGGTAATGCCATGTAGTTCTTCCCCGCGAATCCCTTAGAGAGCGGTTCATTCATCTGATAGACATCGTACTCTTCGGTGGAAAGGATGGGTCTTTTCAAAGTGACTGTTCTTCTGAGAGCCTCTTCATTTATATTCCGATTGATTGGAAAGTTCTTTTGAACGTACTCAAAGAAGCTCTTGACGGAAAACCTGATCCGAACGCTGGAAGGTCCTGACTCGAAAACCTCAGGGAAAGATTTCATTATGATCTTCTTTTCTTCATTGTTCATCTTGAGGAAGCGAGATGGAACGAGGTGTTTCACAAACAACTTCACAAAGTGAACGTACTTCTTATCGAACCCGCGGGAAATGTCGTGCAAGAATTCCAGAAGACCCGGCACTTTGAGAACCTTGAGGGAGAGTTCTTCATCGAAGTGTGCCAGGAGCTTCGCTTTGAGCTCCTTTCCGGTCATGACCCTGTTGTTCCAGACTCTCACGCTCTCTCCCGGCTTCGGTGCCTTGCCGTTTATCTCGAGGATGAGGATGCTGTTTTTCTTCGAGAGAACGAGCACGTTGCTGTACCTTCCCAGAACCTTCCAGACGTCCATTCTTCATCCTCCCCCTATGATTATCGACAGTCGTTTAAAATCATAAACGTGGAGGTGGAAGAATGTTCCTTCAAAAAATCCTCGGAGCGTTTCTGGTAACACCCGGTCTTTTCATACTCCTGTTGATCGTGGGGAGTTTCTTTTTCAAAAAAGCAAGATGGTTCCTCTTGGCTTTGGCAGCGATTGTGTATCTTTTCAGCAGTTACGTGGGGGAGTTTCTCTTTCTCTGGCCTCTCGAGAAAAACCTCGATGTTCCTGCAACGCTTCCAAACGACGCTGTGATCGTTGTTCTCGGTGGTGGTGTGGAAAGAAACACGAAGGCGGGTGACAACCTCAGCGATGCCACTCTGAGAAGGCTTCTGACAGGTGTACAGATCTACCAGAAGACAAAAATGCCTATACTCGTAACCGGTGGTAGTTTAACCGGGCTGAGGTCGGAAGCGATGATAATGAAAGACTACCTTGTTTCGCTGGGTGTTCCCGAAGAAAAGATCACCGTTGAAGACAGATCGAGAAACACGTACGAAAACGCCCTTTTCACGAGGGAAAAAATAGGAGATGTGCCCATCATTCTGGTAACCGATTCGATCCACATGAGAAGGGCTGTTTTCACTTTCAAGAGGTTTTTTCAGAGTGTGACACCGTACCCCGCTGGATTCTACTTTGGAGATCCGGAGTTCGTAGATTTCCTTCCGAATGCCACCTCTTTCTATCTGAATTCACGGGCCATCTACGAGTGGATCGGTCTTGTCTGGTACAATTTCAGGTGGAGGTGATACGATGAATCTTTCAACCGCGAAAACGTTGGCGGGGGTAGGGATGATACTCAAACTGTTTGGTGCGGTGCCGGTGGTAGGGTGGATCTTTTCTCTTGTGGGGCTCATACTGTTTCTCATTGGTATCTACAATATTTCACAGCAGGTGGGGGAAAGAAGAATCTTCAACTACCTCTTGATACCCGCTGTTTTGCTGTTGATCGTTTCTGTGATCTTCTCTGTTTCACTCGTTGCTTCACTCTTCGCGGGCGGTCTGTTCGCTGGTGGTGTGACCTTAGCCGGCTTCGTAACCATTGTTGTTCTTGGAATAATAGCCCTCGTTTACAAGGTGAAAGCCTACAGAATGATCGCCGAGAGTTTGAAAATCTCAGTCTTCAACACCGCCGCGTCTTTCTACAAATGGGGAGCGATCCTTCTTGTTGTTTTCGGGATGGGTTTCATACTCATGTTTGTGGGTGATATTCTCACGATAGTTGGCTTTTTCTCAAAACCATCCGAAGAAGCGGCTTGAAAAAACTCGGGGGGATGATTTTTGTATCTGAAACGTTACAAATGGATTTTCTTAGTCGTCGCAATGCTCATTTTCTTTGGAGTGGCTTTTGTTCAGATCCACTACCAGAAGAAACTGGAACGCTACCAGCTCGAAGTCTTCAAAATCATCGTTCAGCGATCTGTGGATCTCGTATCGAGTGGATACTTTCAGTGGACAGAACTGAAAGAAGCGATAGAAAAAAACGATGAAGAATTCATCGAAGAAGCCTTTGAGGAAATAAAATCTTTAGATCCATACATTAAGGAAATAAAGATCCTGAATCAACCTCCAGATTTCGAAGAGGAATACTACAGAGTGGAATCAGATGGGGAAAGACTCTGGGCACTGTTCAAAATATACGACAGCATGGGAGAAGAAATGATAGCTGACAGAACAGCGTATGTAGAATGGAACGTAGCTGGTATTTTGAACTCAATCGGTGCTTCTGTGGAGTTTCGAAAGGGAGGAAAGAAGACGTTCTGGGGTTTAGAGTACAGAAGCAAGTTCGGCAATAAATGGTTTGCAGTTTCTTTCTGGAGTTCACTTGGAGGGTTCTCAATCATACTCATCATTCACTCCATTTTTGTGAGGTCTATTTTGAAGTTTCACTATGAAACAGAAGGACTCGAAAGGATGATCAAAATTATCGACAAGAAAGATCACTACACAGCTCTTCACTCGGAATACACTTCGAGAATCGCTGTTCTCTTAGGAAAGAAATTGGGACTTAACAAGAAGGAACTGAAAGAGCTTGGAATAGCAGGCCGACTCCATGACAGAACCCCAACCACGCAAGCTATCCCCCTTCAGGGGGATAGTAAGTGGTTGTTGTAGTTCAACTGTGTTACAATTAGCACAGGGAGTGGGAAAATGCCCGGACGTGTGATACGAACCTACAAACTCGCCGTACCAGGACACCTGAGTCAAACATGCGAAGAACTCAACCGCACTGCAGCAAGAATCTACAACAAAACGATGTCTATTGTGCGAAAGATACACCGAAAGAAAGGCTTCTGGCTGTCCTGGCCCACCGCAGACAAATACATCCTCCGCTGGGCAGAAAACATCAAAATCCACGTCCATTCAAAGCAGGCATTTGTTCAGCTCTACTTTCAAGCCCTCAAAGGGTACTTCAAAGCAGCCAAAAAGAATCAAGATGCAAAACCTCCCCACAAGAAAAAACGCTATCTGCCGTTCATATGGAAAGAAAGCGCTGTAAAACTTCTGCCAGACGGTACCCTAAGACTGTCTTTGGGCAAAGAACGAGAATCATTTGTTGTACAAACACCTCTCAAACCTCCCCTTCGCATCAAACAGACAAGACTTGTCTTTGAAGATGGATACTATCTCCACCTTGCGATAGAGGTGGAGATTGAAGAGAAGAATGCTGGCTCTGGTGTTATGGCGGCCGACCTTGGAGTGCTCCGTCCCATCACGTGCTTTGATGGAAAAGAAGTCATCAGCTACCACGGAGGAGTCCTCAGCAGCACTCTTCGCTATCGAAACAAACGCCTTGCAAGTTTTCAGTCTGCCATAGCAGAGTGCAAGAAGGGATCAAGAAGGTACAACAAGCTTGTTCGTGCAAAGAAAAGAGTCCTGAGACGGCTCAGAAACCAGATCAACGACATCATGCACAAGATCACAAGCAGTTTCATCGGACTGTGCCTCAGAAAACAAATCAGAACCATCGTGATAGGAGACGTCACAGGGATCAGAGAAAGAGCGGACTACAGCGACAACGCGAACCAGAAGATCCACCAGTGGCAGTTCAGAAAACTCATCGAGATGATAAGGTACAAAGCAGAGCAGTTCGGAATCGAAGTGAAACTCATCTCAGAAGCGAATACAAGCAAGACGTGTCCTGTCTGTGGTGCAAAGAACAATCCGAACGGAAGAAGATACCACTGCAAAGCCTGCGGTTTTGAGTATCACAGGGACGGAGTTGGAGCAATCAACATCTGGAAAAGGTATCCTGGCACAGGCCAGGTAGTAGCGGGCTTGGCCCCCGTCAGAGGTGTGAGGTTTCATCCACACCTCTGTGGCCATGGAGCATCTTTGGCTCCATGGAAGGTGGCCTGAGAGCCACCAAGAATCCCATCCCCTTCAGGGGATTGGGAGGAGGTCAAATAGGAAAGATCGCTGTACCAGAACACATCTTGAACAAACCCGGAAAGCTCACAGATGAAGAATTCGAGGAAATCAAAAAACACTCCATCGTTGGTGCAGACATATTGAGGGAATATCCGGAGCTGTCCTTCGCTGTCCCTGTGGTTCTATACCATCACGAAAGGGTGGATGGTTCTGGATATCCTTTCGGTTTGAAAGATGGAGAGATACCGCTCCTTGCCAGGATTTTAGCGGTAGCGGATGTGTTCGACGCCCTTACCAGCGACAGACCCTACAGAAAAGCCATGAAGCCAGAAGACGCTGCAGCTCTCATGAAGAAAATGCCTCTCGATCAGGAGATCGTGG contains the following coding sequences:
- a CDS encoding FlhB-like flagellar biosynthesis protein, which encodes MRTDEIKKAVALKYDPTRTSAPEVVAKGVGEVAERIIEMARRHGIPIEERPDIIDDLLRLDLFSEIPEEMYLVIAEIYAFLKRYDK
- a CDS encoding DUF192 domain-containing protein, translating into MWGLRPLFLRLQKFLLPLLITIGIIVVVVVSGQSDRVKFPKGRIVITDGEKSLKLDVEIANTPALRSIGLMYRKSIPDDFGMLFVFEEDTCSGFWMKNTYVPLEIAFIDKNGVIFSIQEMEPCKEEPCKIYYAPGPFRYALEVKKGFFERHRFGVGSRVSIEK
- a CDS encoding DUF996 domain-containing protein, which translates into the protein MNLSTAKTLAGVGMILKLFGAVPVVGWIFSLVGLILFLIGIYNISQQVGERRIFNYLLIPAVLLLIVSVIFSVSLVASLFAGGLFAGGVTLAGFVTIVVLGIIALVYKVKAYRMIAESLKISVFNTAASFYKWGAILLVVFGMGFILMFVGDILTIVGFFSKPSEEAA
- a CDS encoding flagellar hook-length control protein FliK, which codes for MDVWKVLGRYSNVLVLSKKNSILILEINGKAPKPGESVRVWNNRVMTGKELKAKLLAHFDEELSLKVLKVPGLLEFLHDISRGFDKKYVHFVKLFVKHLVPSRFLKMNNEEKKIIMKSFPEVFESGPSSVRIRFSVKSFFEYVQKNFPINRNINEEALRRTVTLKRPILSTEEYDVYQMNEPLSKGFAGKNYMALPLSGKYLIVVFRRRNFPFVEFKLKEEPDLTFFEDFVNDKVAVEKRENGWVLIWKDREMMEFELPDKELLPRPEKLVDDDLLDAVFLLNSLLEENVRFASMPSFGVQEMWWEKDNNRVILVVNTVRFGRVVADVILEGRSLSVRFYAEKNSEELSAHSEELQKEFERLGLIAHVFFLRKDPMNWEGFNAYG
- a CDS encoding HD-GYP domain-containing protein is translated as MEGGLRATKNPIPFRGLGGGQIGKIAVPEHILNKPGKLTDEEFEEIKKHSIVGADILREYPELSFAVPVVLYHHERVDGSGYPFGLKDGEIPLLARILAVADVFDALTSDRPYRKAMKPEDAAALMKKMPLDQEIVGILEKHLSEFVSLKPQVSNPRSNP
- a CDS encoding RNA-guided endonuclease InsQ/TnpB family protein, which translates into the protein MPGRVIRTYKLAVPGHLSQTCEELNRTAARIYNKTMSIVRKIHRKKGFWLSWPTADKYILRWAENIKIHVHSKQAFVQLYFQALKGYFKAAKKNQDAKPPHKKKRYLPFIWKESAVKLLPDGTLRLSLGKERESFVVQTPLKPPLRIKQTRLVFEDGYYLHLAIEVEIEEKNAGSGVMAADLGVLRPITCFDGKEVISYHGGVLSSTLRYRNKRLASFQSAIAECKKGSRRYNKLVRAKKRVLRRLRNQINDIMHKITSSFIGLCLRKQIRTIVIGDVTGIRERADYSDNANQKIHQWQFRKLIEMIRYKAEQFGIEVKLISEANTSKTCPVCGAKNNPNGRRYHCKACGFEYHRDGVGAINIWKRYPGTGQVVAGLAPVRGVRFHPHLCGHGASLAPWKVA
- the xylA gene encoding xylose isomerase; this translates as MAEFFPEIPKIQFEGKESTNPLAFRFYDPNEVIDGKPLKDHLKFSVAFWHTFVNEGRDPFGDPTAERPWNRFSDPMDKAFARVDALFEFCEKLNIEYFCFHDRDIAPEGKTLRETNKILDKVVERIKERMKDSNVKLLWGTANLFSHPRYMHGAATTCSADVFAYAAAQVKKALEITKELGGEGYVFWGGREGYETLLNTDLGLELENLARFLRMAVEYAKKIGFTGQFLIEPKPKEPTKHQYDFDVATAYAFLKNHGLDEYFKFNIEANHATLAGHTFQHELRMARILGKLGSIDANQGDLLLGWDTDQFPTNIYDTTLAMYEVIKAGGFTKGGLNFDAKVRRASYKVEDLFIGHIAGMDTFALGFKIAYKLAKDGVFDKFIEEKYRSFKEGIGKEIVEGKTDFEKLEEYIIDKEDIELPSGKQEYLESLLNSYIVKTIAELR
- a CDS encoding YdcF family protein codes for the protein MFLQKILGAFLVTPGLFILLLIVGSFFFKKARWFLLALAAIVYLFSSYVGEFLFLWPLEKNLDVPATLPNDAVIVVLGGGVERNTKAGDNLSDATLRRLLTGVQIYQKTKMPILVTGGSLTGLRSEAMIMKDYLVSLGVPEEKITVEDRSRNTYENALFTREKIGDVPIILVTDSIHMRRAVFTFKRFFQSVTPYPAGFYFGDPEFVDFLPNATSFYLNSRAIYEWIGLVWYNFRWR